One window of the Salvia splendens isolate huo1 unplaced genomic scaffold, SspV2 ctg469, whole genome shotgun sequence genome contains the following:
- the LOC121790305 gene encoding release factor glutamine methyltransferase-like — MKSSRASLFSILQPVFSLRRPAFCSAAAAPPKPQTPLHLRPPAFRATLSDLNRWHAWAKTQASSVGSTFSALDGGPDSSLLLRELNWLVEDAFEHPALLSTESNASAEVAIKARLEEMYELWRQRIEERRPFQYVVGCEYWRDLILSVEEGVLIPRPETETIVDLVARAGRPIPN; from the coding sequence ATGAAGTCCAGTCGCGCCTCTCTCTTCTCCATACTCCAACCCGTCTTCTCGCTCCGGCGACCCGCCTTCTGCTCGGCTGCGGCCGCGCCACCGAAGCCCCAGACTCCCCTCCACCTCCGCCCCCCTGCCTTCCGCGCCACTCTCTCGGACCTCAATCGATGGCACGCGTGGGCCAAAACCCAGGCCTCCTCCGTGGGCTCCACTTTCTCCGCCCTCGACGGCGGCCCAGACTCCTCCCTCCTCCTCCGCGAGCTCAATTGGCTGGTCGAGGACGCCTTCGAGCACCCCGCCCTACTCTCGACGGAAAGCAATGCCTCGGCGGAGGTGGCAATTAAGGCGCGATTGGAGGAAATGTACGAGCTGTGGAGGCAGAGGATCGAGGAGAGGCGGCCGTTTCAGTACGTGGTTGGGTGCGAGTACTGGCGCGATCTCATCCTCAGCGTCGAGGAAGGCGTTCTCATCCCCCGCCCCGAGACTGAGACCATCGTCGATCTCGTAGCCCGCGCCGGAAGGCCGATTCCGAATTGA